A stretch of Enterobacter cloacae complex sp. ECNIH7 DNA encodes these proteins:
- a CDS encoding YnbE family lipoprotein has protein sequence MKKMAGVLTVAVAALLTGCTPRIEVAAPKEPITINMNVKIEHEIHIKVDKDVETLLKSRSDLF, from the coding sequence ATGAAAAAGATGGCTGGTGTGCTCACCGTTGCCGTTGCCGCGCTACTGACCGGCTGTACGCCGCGCATTGAAGTCGCTGCGCCAAAGGAGCCGATTACCATCAATATGAATGTCAAAATCGAACATGAAATCCATATTAAGGTCGATAAAGACGTTGAAACCCTGCTGAAATCGCGCAGCGATCTGTTCTGA
- the feaR gene encoding transcriptional regulator FeaR — MACASEQEQYQQWLAQINQVCGRFNAQPTGGKFFGELETSYARSLKLSTVTAGGVNLFRSRQEIAQSNDAWFYTVFQLEGSAEIEQDDRRALLRTGDITLIDASRPCSINWREKSRQISLLVPRQIIEQQCRFQEISCATALSRTLPTVQLSHRLLMESMSNADLSDRESEAALEAMICLLRPAFQQREIIQPRKERQFQHVVALIDDHIQSESLRPEWIAAESGMSVRSLYRMFAEKGLVVAQYIKNRRLDLCAQVLRSAGDDEKLAGIGYSWGFTDHSHFSTAFKQRFGVSPGEYRRRYR, encoded by the coding sequence ATGGCGTGTGCAAGCGAGCAGGAACAGTATCAGCAGTGGCTGGCGCAAATTAACCAGGTTTGCGGGCGTTTTAACGCGCAGCCCACCGGGGGGAAATTCTTCGGCGAGCTGGAGACCAGCTATGCGCGCAGCCTGAAGCTCAGCACCGTGACCGCAGGCGGGGTTAACCTGTTCCGCTCCCGTCAGGAGATCGCTCAGAGTAATGATGCCTGGTTCTATACCGTGTTCCAGCTCGAAGGCAGCGCGGAAATTGAGCAGGATGACCGTCGCGCGCTGCTCAGAACCGGTGATATCACGCTGATTGACGCGTCGCGTCCCTGCTCGATCAACTGGCGGGAAAAATCCCGCCAGATTTCGCTGCTGGTTCCCCGTCAGATTATTGAGCAGCAGTGTCGTTTCCAGGAGATAAGCTGCGCGACCGCCCTTTCCCGCACCTTGCCCACGGTACAGCTGAGCCATCGCCTGCTGATGGAGAGCATGAGCAATGCCGACCTGAGTGACCGTGAAAGCGAAGCGGCGCTCGAGGCGATGATCTGTCTGCTGCGCCCCGCATTCCAGCAGCGTGAAATCATTCAGCCGCGCAAGGAGCGCCAGTTCCAGCATGTGGTGGCGCTGATTGACGACCATATTCAGTCTGAATCGCTGCGCCCGGAATGGATTGCCGCCGAGAGCGGCATGTCCGTGCGCAGCCTTTACCGCATGTTTGCCGAGAAGGGGCTGGTGGTGGCGCAGTACATCAAAAACCGTCGTCTGGATCTCTGCGCGCAGGTGCTGCGCTCTGCAGGCGACGATGAAAAGCTGGCGGGGATTGGCTACAGCTGGGGGTTCACCGACCATAGCCATTTTTCTACGGCGTTTAAGCAGCGTTTTGGCGTCTCGCCGGGTGAATACCGCAGGCGCTACCGCTAA
- a CDS encoding YdbL family protein, with translation MKRLALILLALGMNVQAAALTLNDARAQGRVGETLSGYLAPIQQDAETLALVNRINAARAENYQKLADSNNLPVDEVAKMAGQKLVARAQPGEYVKGINGKWLKK, from the coding sequence ATGAAACGATTAGCTCTGATTTTACTGGCGCTGGGGATGAACGTGCAGGCGGCTGCGCTGACATTAAACGATGCCCGGGCGCAGGGGCGCGTGGGGGAAACCCTCAGCGGCTATCTTGCCCCGATTCAACAGGACGCGGAAACGCTGGCGCTGGTCAATCGTATCAATGCGGCGCGCGCGGAAAACTACCAGAAGCTGGCTGACAGCAATAATTTGCCGGTCGATGAAGTGGCTAAAATGGCCGGTCAGAAACTGGTTGCCCGCGCGCAGCCGGGCGAATACGTGAAGGGCATTAACGGAAAATGGCTCAAAAAGTAG
- a CDS encoding GGDEF domain-containing protein, with protein sequence MEKRKKPTLERATWPTRHAMVMHGLAMNLPWLAFVNISFAVMILLRHVLLNTSDPLYPHSPQLTRMVDASMLGIIILSAALILMAWRRIAGISVVLFICSAIWSVSCFWFITQLLLPHVWPLCVILLLAGLTALYFYPEGLLAFVLPLWITLPVASWIRNDGLNLHFFVIWSVFTLILICGRFILLSWFDEAWRRNQQNQLLISRLDALAHQDPLTKTANRRKMEVVLENAVEQKKTFSVIMLDIDYFKRYNDTYGHQAGDDCLTRVARVLKQSVRTPDDVVSRYGGEEFVVILFNCPENIAEKVALRIQDGLRTEAIPHSASTVSDRVTVSMGIASMAEGLAGTEIIARADAALYRAKEAGRDRWSL encoded by the coding sequence ATGGAAAAAAGAAAAAAACCGACACTTGAACGGGCAACCTGGCCGACGCGCCACGCCATGGTCATGCACGGGCTGGCGATGAACCTGCCGTGGCTGGCCTTCGTGAATATCAGCTTCGCGGTGATGATTCTGCTACGACACGTTTTGCTTAATACCAGCGATCCCCTTTATCCCCACTCGCCGCAGCTGACGAGAATGGTCGATGCCTCCATGCTCGGCATTATCATCCTCTCAGCTGCGCTGATCCTCATGGCCTGGCGACGCATCGCCGGCATTAGCGTGGTACTGTTTATCTGCAGCGCCATCTGGTCGGTCTCCTGCTTTTGGTTTATCACCCAGCTGCTGCTCCCGCACGTCTGGCCGCTGTGCGTCATTTTATTACTCGCTGGCTTAACGGCGCTCTATTTTTATCCTGAAGGGCTACTCGCCTTTGTGCTCCCGCTCTGGATCACCCTGCCGGTAGCAAGCTGGATACGGAACGATGGCCTCAACCTTCACTTTTTTGTTATCTGGAGCGTCTTTACGCTGATCCTGATCTGCGGGCGTTTCATCCTGCTGAGCTGGTTTGACGAGGCCTGGCGACGTAACCAGCAAAATCAGCTGCTGATCTCCAGGCTGGATGCGCTGGCGCATCAGGATCCGTTAACCAAAACCGCCAATCGCCGGAAAATGGAAGTGGTGCTGGAGAACGCGGTTGAGCAGAAAAAAACCTTCTCGGTGATCATGCTGGATATCGACTATTTCAAACGCTACAACGACACCTACGGGCACCAGGCGGGTGACGACTGCCTGACGCGCGTGGCGCGGGTGCTTAAGCAGTCGGTGCGCACGCCTGATGATGTGGTGTCACGCTACGGCGGCGAGGAGTTTGTGGTGATCCTGTTTAACTGTCCGGAAAACATCGCAGAAAAGGTGGCCTTACGTATTCAGGACGGCCTGCGCACAGAAGCTATACCGCACAGCGCGTCAACCGTTAGCGATCGTGTCACCGTGAGCATGGGGATTGCAAGCATGGCGGAAGGGTTAGCGGGCACCGAGATCATCGCCCGCGCCGATGCGGCGCTGTACCGGGCGAAAGAGGCCGGGCGGGATCGGTGGTCGCTTTAA
- a CDS encoding aldehyde dehydrogenase family protein → MSESQVAIQPAVQQFLDRQHGLWIEGRQAASDSEKRLNVFNPATGEVIASTADASVDDVDRAVMSGWRAFVARSWAGKLPAERERILLHFADLVEQHSEELAQLETLEQGKSINISRMFEVGCTLNWMRYTAGLTTKISGKTLDLSIPLPQGARYQAWTRKEPVGVVAGIVPWNFPLMIGMWKVMPALAAGCSIVIKPSETTPLTMLRVAELASEAGIPDGVFNVVTGSGAVCGAALTSHPHIAKVSFTGSTATGKQIARAAADTLTGVTLELGGKNPAIVLKDADPAWVIEGLMTGSFLNQGQVCAASSRIYIEAPLFDTLVSGFEQAVKSLSVGPGMSPEAFINPLVSRAHCDKVQTFLDEAKSRSAELIVGNRGPEGKGYYVSPTLVVNPDASLRLTREEVFGPVVNLVRVADGEEALQLANDTEYGLTASVWTQNISKALEYTDRLQAGTVWVNSHTLIDANLPFGGMKQSGTGRDFGPDWLDGWCETKSVCVRY, encoded by the coding sequence ATGTCTGAATCACAGGTGGCCATTCAGCCTGCCGTACAACAATTTTTAGACCGACAGCATGGCCTGTGGATTGAAGGGCGTCAGGCCGCGTCGGACAGTGAAAAGCGGCTGAACGTCTTCAACCCGGCCACGGGCGAGGTCATTGCCTCGACTGCCGATGCCAGCGTCGACGACGTTGATCGTGCCGTCATGTCCGGCTGGCGCGCGTTTGTCGCCCGCAGCTGGGCCGGAAAACTGCCGGCGGAGCGCGAGCGGATCCTGCTTCATTTCGCCGATCTGGTTGAACAGCACAGCGAGGAGCTGGCCCAGCTTGAAACGCTGGAGCAGGGCAAATCCATCAACATTTCCCGCATGTTTGAAGTCGGCTGCACCCTGAACTGGATGCGCTATACCGCCGGGCTGACCACCAAAATTTCGGGTAAGACCCTCGACCTTTCCATTCCGCTGCCGCAGGGCGCCCGCTATCAGGCGTGGACGCGTAAAGAGCCGGTTGGCGTGGTGGCCGGGATTGTGCCCTGGAACTTCCCGCTGATGATCGGGATGTGGAAAGTGATGCCTGCGCTGGCCGCCGGCTGCTCTATTGTCATCAAGCCGTCAGAGACCACGCCGCTGACCATGCTGCGCGTGGCGGAGCTGGCAAGCGAAGCGGGTATTCCGGACGGGGTGTTCAACGTGGTGACCGGGAGCGGCGCGGTGTGCGGCGCAGCGCTGACCTCGCATCCGCATATTGCAAAGGTGAGCTTTACCGGCTCAACGGCGACGGGTAAGCAAATCGCCCGCGCGGCGGCGGATACGCTAACCGGGGTGACTCTGGAACTGGGCGGGAAAAACCCGGCCATTGTACTGAAAGACGCGGACCCGGCGTGGGTAATCGAAGGCCTGATGACCGGCAGCTTCCTGAACCAGGGGCAGGTGTGCGCGGCGAGCTCGCGCATCTATATTGAAGCGCCGCTGTTTGACACGCTGGTCAGCGGGTTTGAGCAGGCGGTGAAATCCCTGAGCGTCGGGCCGGGCATGTCGCCGGAGGCGTTTATCAACCCGCTTGTGTCGCGCGCGCACTGCGACAAGGTGCAGACCTTCCTTGACGAAGCGAAGTCGCGCAGCGCGGAGCTGATCGTCGGTAACCGGGGGCCGGAAGGCAAAGGCTATTACGTTTCGCCTACGCTGGTGGTGAACCCGGATGCCTCACTGCGCCTGACCCGTGAAGAGGTGTTTGGCCCGGTGGTCAACCTGGTACGCGTCGCCGACGGGGAAGAGGCGCTCCAGCTGGCAAACGACACCGAATATGGCCTGACTGCCAGCGTCTGGACGCAGAATATCAGCAAGGCGCTGGAGTACACCGACCGGCTGCAGGCGGGCACCGTCTGGGTGAACAGCCATACGCTGATTGACGCCAACCTGCCTTTCGGCGGCATGAAGCAGTCCGGCACCGGACGTGACTTCGGTCCGGACTGGCTGGACGGCTGGTGTGAAACCAAATCGGTTTGCGTGCGCTACTAG
- the tynA gene encoding primary-amine oxidase translates to MGSNSSFSARRTALAMAVALCCAWQSPVFAHGSEAHMVPMDKTLQDFGADVQWDDYAQMFTIAKDGAFVKVKPGAKTAIVNGKTLKLEVPVVMKGKKAFISDTFINDVFQSGLDQTFQVEKRPHPLNALTADEIKQAVEIVKASADFKPNTRFTQIALAEPEKAKVWDFVLNGTAVDAPRQAKIVMLDGKHVIESVVDLKDKKILRREPVKDAHGMVLLDDFTAVQQIINESTEFAEVLKKHGITDPKKVITTPLTVGYFDGKDGLKQEDRLLKVVSYLDVGDGNYWAHPIENLVAVVDLEQKKIQKIEEGAVVPVPMTPRPYDGRDRIETPKKPLNITEPEGKNYTITGDMVHWQNWDFHLSLDSRVGPMISTVTYNDNGKKRQVMYQGSLGGMIVPYGDPDVGWYFKAYLDSGDYGMGTLTSPLVRGKDVPSNAVMLNETIPDYTGVPMEIPRAIAIFERYAGPEYKHQEMGQPNVSTERRELVVRWVSTVGNYDYIFDWVFHENGTIGIDAGATGIEAVKGVQAKTMHDATAKDDTKYGTLIDHNIVGTTHQHIYNFRLDMDVDGINNKLVAMDPEVKPNTAGGPRTSTMQINQYDIDTEQQAAQKFDPGTIRLLSNTSKENRMGNPVSYQIIPYAGGTHPVATGAKFAPDEWIYHRLSFMDKQLWVTRYHPDELYPEGKFPNRSVHDTGLGQYSKDNESLNDQDDVVWMTTGTTHVARAEEWPIMPTEWVHTLLKPWNFFDETPTLGKKKDEQK, encoded by the coding sequence ATGGGAAGCAATTCTTCTTTTTCTGCCCGTAGAACGGCGCTGGCCATGGCCGTTGCGCTGTGTTGCGCCTGGCAATCCCCTGTTTTCGCCCACGGCAGTGAGGCGCATATGGTCCCGATGGACAAAACGCTGCAGGACTTTGGCGCGGACGTTCAGTGGGATGATTACGCACAGATGTTCACCATTGCGAAAGACGGTGCCTTTGTGAAGGTCAAACCGGGCGCAAAAACCGCCATCGTCAACGGTAAAACCCTCAAGCTGGAAGTGCCGGTGGTGATGAAAGGCAAGAAAGCCTTTATTTCCGATACCTTCATCAACGATGTTTTCCAGTCCGGCCTTGACCAGACCTTCCAGGTAGAAAAACGCCCTCACCCGTTAAACGCGCTAACGGCGGACGAAATTAAGCAGGCCGTTGAGATTGTGAAAGCCTCGGCGGACTTTAAACCGAATACCCGCTTTACCCAGATCGCCCTGGCAGAGCCTGAGAAAGCCAAAGTGTGGGACTTTGTGCTTAACGGTACGGCAGTGGATGCCCCTCGCCAGGCGAAGATCGTCATGCTCGATGGCAAGCACGTTATCGAAAGCGTGGTGGACCTGAAGGATAAAAAAATCCTGCGCCGGGAGCCGGTAAAAGACGCGCACGGCATGGTGCTGCTGGATGATTTCACGGCGGTTCAGCAGATCATCAACGAAAGCACCGAGTTCGCCGAGGTGCTTAAAAAACACGGCATCACCGACCCGAAAAAAGTGATTACTACGCCGCTGACCGTCGGCTATTTCGACGGTAAAGACGGCCTGAAGCAGGAAGATCGCCTGCTGAAGGTGGTGAGCTATCTGGACGTGGGCGACGGCAACTACTGGGCGCACCCGATTGAGAACCTGGTGGCAGTGGTCGATCTTGAGCAGAAGAAGATACAGAAGATTGAAGAAGGTGCCGTTGTTCCGGTTCCCATGACCCCGCGTCCCTATGATGGCCGCGACCGTATAGAGACGCCGAAAAAACCGCTCAACATCACTGAGCCGGAAGGCAAGAACTACACCATCACCGGGGATATGGTGCACTGGCAGAACTGGGATTTCCACCTGAGCCTGGACTCCCGCGTCGGCCCGATGATTTCAACCGTCACGTATAACGACAACGGCAAAAAGCGCCAGGTGATGTATCAGGGGTCGCTCGGCGGCATGATCGTCCCTTACGGCGATCCGGACGTGGGCTGGTACTTTAAAGCCTATCTCGACTCCGGCGACTACGGTATGGGCACCCTGACCTCACCGCTGGTGCGCGGTAAAGACGTGCCGTCCAACGCCGTGATGCTCAATGAAACCATCCCGGATTACACCGGCGTGCCGATGGAGATCCCGCGCGCGATCGCCATTTTCGAACGCTACGCCGGGCCGGAATACAAACATCAGGAGATGGGTCAGCCAAACGTCAGCACCGAGCGCCGCGAGCTGGTAGTGCGCTGGGTGAGTACCGTGGGCAACTACGATTACATCTTTGACTGGGTGTTCCATGAAAATGGCACTATCGGCATTGACGCCGGCGCAACGGGTATCGAGGCGGTGAAAGGCGTTCAGGCGAAAACCATGCACGACGCCACCGCCAAAGACGACACAAAATACGGCACGCTGATCGACCATAACATCGTGGGCACCACCCACCAGCACATCTACAACTTCCGTCTTGATATGGACGTGGACGGCATCAACAACAAGCTGGTGGCGATGGATCCGGAAGTGAAGCCGAATACCGCCGGGGGCCCGCGCACCAGCACCATGCAGATCAATCAGTACGATATTGATACCGAGCAGCAGGCGGCGCAGAAGTTCGACCCGGGCACCATTCGGCTGCTGAGCAACACCAGTAAAGAGAACCGCATGGGCAACCCGGTCTCGTACCAGATTATCCCTTACGCGGGCGGTACGCACCCGGTGGCGACCGGCGCTAAATTTGCCCCGGACGAGTGGATTTACCATCGTCTGAGCTTTATGGACAAACAGCTGTGGGTGACCCGTTACCACCCGGATGAGCTCTACCCGGAAGGCAAATTCCCGAACCGCTCCGTACACGACACGGGCCTGGGGCAGTACAGCAAGGATAACGAGTCGCTTAACGATCAGGATGACGTGGTCTGGATGACCACCGGCACCACCCACGTCGCCCGCGCGGAAGAGTGGCCGATAATGCCGACGGAATGGGTGCATACCCTGCTTAAGCCGTGGAACTTCTTTGACGAGACGCCAACGCTCGGGAAGAAGAAAGACGAACAGAAATAA
- a CDS encoding YdbH family protein codes for MKGKYKAALALLLLFILLPLTLLMTLAQWVPTLAGIWLPVGTRIAFEESPKLTRHALVIPDLRYLVEDCEIARIDNVTLSHPNRWKLDVGALDLNSVCLSKIPQSAPSTVAPKTLAQWQAVLPNTWITVHRLTLSPWQQWQGELHASLTPSIQEIAYKGEQVSIKGTLRGQTLSVSQFDVQLPDQPQPIKLVGEFTLPLVPDGVPVKGHAVATFNVPQLTSLVDADLDWEDNQGQLVVMARDNPDPLLDLPWQVTAEQLNISDGRWNWDLSGMPLSGRVSLRADNWQQGLDKTTLTGRLNVLTQGDAGKGNAVLNIGPGRLGMENSDMPLHLSGEAKQNDLILYAKLPATLTGSLYEPQLAFEPGALLRSRGRIIDSLDIDEIRWPLAGVKLTQKGVDGRLQAILRAHENQMGDFELHLDGQANDFLPDNGLWQWRYWGKGGFTPMHARWDVAGKGEWRDNLIELTALSTGFDKLQYGTMEVSKPRLVLDRPVRWLRDPEKPAFSGALSLNAGQTRFSGGSALPPSVLTFSVDGTDPTIFQFKGDLHADKIGPVQVNGRWDGVRLRGQAWWPKQSLNVFQPLIPPDWKMTLRDGELYAQVAFSAATDQGFEAGGHGVLKSGSVWMPDNQINGVDFVLPFRFSEGTWSLGTRGPVTLRIGEVENLVTARNITADLQGDYPWTEDNPLLLTNVKVETLGGKITMQQLRMPQHDPALLRVDNISSSELISAVNPKQFAMSGPVSGALPFWLDNEKWIIKDGWLTNPGPMTLRIDKDTADAIVKDNMVAGAAINWLRYMEISRSWTKINLDNLGELTMQATIKGTSRVDGKSSSVNLNYTHDENVFTLWRSLRFGDNLQTWFEQHAAIPAPRSLTGKESEEQQ; via the coding sequence ATGAAGGGTAAATACAAAGCCGCTCTTGCGCTTTTACTGCTGTTCATACTGTTGCCGCTGACGCTGCTGATGACGCTCGCCCAGTGGGTACCGACGCTCGCCGGGATCTGGCTTCCCGTCGGGACGCGCATCGCTTTCGAAGAGAGTCCGAAACTTACCCGTCACGCGCTGGTGATCCCCGATCTTCGCTATCTGGTTGAAGACTGCGAAATTGCCCGCATCGATAACGTTACGCTGTCACATCCGAACCGCTGGAAGCTGGATGTCGGCGCGCTGGATCTCAATTCCGTCTGTCTGAGCAAAATTCCCCAGTCTGCACCCTCAACGGTCGCCCCCAAAACGCTGGCACAGTGGCAGGCGGTATTACCGAATACCTGGATCACGGTTCACCGTCTGACGCTGTCGCCCTGGCAGCAGTGGCAGGGCGAGCTACATGCGTCGCTGACGCCGTCCATTCAGGAGATCGCCTATAAAGGCGAGCAGGTCAGCATTAAAGGCACGCTTCGCGGTCAGACGCTCTCGGTCAGCCAGTTCGATGTACAGCTCCCGGACCAGCCGCAGCCGATTAAGCTGGTAGGCGAGTTTACCCTGCCGCTGGTGCCGGATGGCGTGCCGGTGAAAGGCCACGCGGTCGCGACCTTTAACGTGCCACAGTTAACGTCTCTGGTCGATGCCGATCTGGACTGGGAAGACAATCAGGGACAGCTGGTGGTGATGGCGCGGGACAATCCCGATCCGCTGCTCGACCTGCCGTGGCAGGTCACCGCGGAGCAGCTGAACATCAGCGACGGGCGCTGGAACTGGGATCTCTCGGGGATGCCGCTGAGCGGCCGGGTGTCTCTTCGCGCCGACAACTGGCAGCAGGGGCTCGATAAAACCACCCTGACCGGACGGCTGAATGTGCTTACTCAAGGCGATGCGGGGAAAGGCAACGCGGTACTGAACATTGGGCCCGGCAGGCTCGGCATGGAAAACAGCGACATGCCCCTGCATCTGAGCGGCGAGGCGAAGCAAAACGATCTTATTCTTTACGCCAAATTGCCCGCAACGCTGACCGGCAGCCTGTATGAACCGCAGCTGGCCTTTGAGCCGGGCGCGCTGCTCCGCTCGCGCGGGCGCATCATTGACTCACTCGATATCGATGAAATCCGCTGGCCGCTGGCGGGCGTGAAGCTGACGCAGAAGGGCGTGGACGGTCGATTACAGGCGATTCTGCGCGCTCATGAAAACCAGATGGGTGATTTTGAACTCCACCTGGACGGCCAGGCCAACGACTTTTTACCTGATAACGGTCTGTGGCAGTGGCGCTACTGGGGAAAAGGCGGCTTTACGCCGATGCATGCCCGCTGGGATGTCGCCGGGAAAGGCGAGTGGCGCGACAATCTTATTGAGCTGACGGCGCTCTCCACCGGTTTTGACAAGCTCCAGTACGGCACGATGGAGGTCAGCAAGCCGCGTCTGGTGCTGGATCGGCCGGTGCGCTGGCTTCGTGACCCCGAAAAACCGGCCTTCAGCGGCGCGCTGTCGCTCAACGCCGGGCAAACCCGTTTCTCCGGCGGCAGCGCGTTGCCGCCCTCGGTCCTGACCTTCAGCGTCGACGGTACCGACCCGACCATTTTCCAGTTTAAGGGCGACCTCCATGCGGACAAAATCGGCCCGGTACAGGTGAACGGACGCTGGGATGGCGTGCGCCTTCGCGGGCAGGCCTGGTGGCCGAAACAGTCGCTCAACGTCTTCCAGCCGCTGATCCCGCCGGACTGGAAAATGACGCTGCGCGACGGGGAGCTTTACGCGCAGGTCGCCTTCTCGGCGGCGACCGATCAGGGCTTTGAGGCGGGCGGGCACGGCGTGCTGAAATCCGGCAGCGTTTGGATGCCGGATAACCAGATTAACGGCGTCGATTTTGTGCTGCCGTTCCGATTCAGCGAGGGAACCTGGTCCCTCGGCACGCGCGGTCCGGTCACCTTGCGCATTGGCGAAGTGGAAAACCTGGTGACCGCGCGCAACATTACCGCCGATCTACAGGGGGACTATCCCTGGACGGAGGACAATCCGCTGCTCCTCACCAACGTGAAGGTGGAAACCCTCGGTGGGAAGATCACCATGCAGCAGCTGCGGATGCCTCAGCACGATCCGGCCCTGCTGCGCGTGGACAATATCTCCTCCAGCGAGCTGATCAGCGCCGTTAATCCGAAACAGTTTGCCATGTCAGGGCCGGTGAGCGGGGCGCTGCCGTTCTGGCTGGACAATGAAAAATGGATCATAAAAGATGGCTGGCTGACCAACCCGGGGCCCATGACGCTGCGCATCGACAAAGATACGGCCGACGCCATTGTCAAAGACAATATGGTGGCGGGCGCGGCGATTAACTGGCTCCGCTATATGGAAATTTCGCGTTCGTGGACGAAAATCAATTTAGATAATCTGGGTGAATTAACCATGCAGGCGACCATCAAGGGGACCAGCCGGGTGGATGGCAAAAGCAGCTCCGTCAACCTGAACTATACCCATGATGAGAATGTCTTTACCCTCTGGCGCAGCCTGCGCTTTGGGGACAACCTGCAAACCTGGTTTGAGCAACATGCGGCGATACCTGCTCCCCGCAGTTTGACTGGCAAGGAAAGTGAGGAACAACAATGA
- a CDS encoding alkyl/aryl-sulfatase, with protein MKFNLIVRSLALAGLVISVSSAYAADAPKDATTATQQANNALFNQLPFSDNTDFTNAHKGFIAPIPQEIIKGEQGNIIWDPQQYSFIKEGDKAPDSVNPSLWRQSQLINISGLFEVTDGVYQIRNLDLSNMTIIEGKEGVTVVDPLVSAETAKVGMDLYFKNRGKKPVVAIIYTHSHVDHYGGVRGVVDEADVKSGKVKVYAPAGFMEAAVAENIMAGNVMSRRASYMYGNLLKPDAKGQVGAGLGTTTSAGTVTLIAPTNIIEKDGQKEVIDGLTYDFMLAPGSEAPSEMLWYIEEKKLIESAEDVTHTLHNTYSLRGAKIREPLPWSKYINQAIVRWGDKAEIIMAQHHWPTWGNENVVKLLKSQRDLYRYINDQTLRMANEGLTRDEIAANFKLPDSLAHTWANRGYYGSVSHDVKATYVLYLGWFDGNPATLDELPPEEGAKKFVEYMGGADAILSKAKTDFDLGNYRWVAQVVSKVVFADPNNQAARNLEADALEQLGYQAESGPWRNFYLTGAQELRNGVVKGPTPNTASPDTVRAMTPEMFFDYLAVHINGQKAGDAKSVFNIDLGSDGGKYKLELENGVLNHTANAEAKDADATLTLNRDTLNKIILKEVTLKQAQDSGNIKISGDSAKLDAMLSYMDKFDFWFNIVTP; from the coding sequence ATGAAATTCAATTTGATCGTCAGGAGTCTTGCTCTGGCTGGACTTGTTATTTCCGTCAGTTCCGCGTATGCCGCAGACGCCCCGAAGGACGCCACGACTGCAACGCAACAAGCCAATAACGCCCTGTTTAATCAGCTTCCTTTCTCCGACAACACCGATTTTACGAACGCCCATAAAGGCTTTATTGCACCGATTCCTCAGGAAATTATCAAAGGGGAACAAGGGAATATCATCTGGGATCCACAGCAGTATTCGTTTATTAAAGAAGGCGATAAAGCACCGGACTCCGTTAATCCCAGCTTATGGCGTCAATCTCAGCTGATTAATATCAGCGGCCTTTTTGAAGTGACCGACGGCGTATATCAGATACGAAATCTTGACCTGTCAAATATGACCATCATTGAAGGTAAAGAAGGTGTTACCGTGGTTGACCCGCTGGTGTCGGCAGAAACGGCGAAGGTCGGGATGGATCTCTATTTTAAAAATCGCGGCAAAAAGCCTGTCGTCGCCATTATTTATACGCACAGCCACGTTGACCACTATGGCGGCGTGCGCGGCGTGGTGGATGAAGCCGACGTGAAATCCGGCAAAGTGAAGGTCTACGCGCCAGCCGGGTTTATGGAAGCGGCCGTTGCCGAGAATATCATGGCGGGCAACGTGATGAGCCGCCGCGCCAGCTATATGTATGGCAACCTGCTGAAGCCCGACGCCAAAGGCCAGGTGGGCGCGGGCCTGGGTACGACCACCTCAGCCGGAACGGTCACGCTGATTGCCCCGACCAATATCATTGAGAAAGACGGGCAAAAAGAGGTTATCGACGGCCTGACCTATGACTTTATGCTCGCGCCGGGCTCCGAAGCGCCATCGGAAATGCTCTGGTATATCGAAGAGAAAAAACTGATTGAATCCGCTGAGGACGTTACCCACACCCTGCATAACACCTACTCGCTGCGCGGGGCGAAAATTCGCGAGCCGCTGCCGTGGTCGAAATACATCAACCAGGCGATTGTGCGCTGGGGTGACAAAGCCGAAATCATCATGGCACAGCACCACTGGCCGACCTGGGGCAATGAAAACGTGGTCAAGCTGCTGAAAAGCCAGCGTGACCTCTATCGTTACATCAACGACCAGACGCTGCGTATGGCGAACGAAGGGCTGACGCGCGACGAAATCGCCGCTAACTTTAAGCTCCCGGATTCTTTGGCGCATACCTGGGCCAACCGCGGCTATTACGGTTCGGTGAGCCATGACGTAAAAGCCACCTATGTGCTGTATCTGGGCTGGTTTGACGGCAACCCGGCGACGCTGGATGAACTGCCGCCTGAAGAAGGCGCGAAGAAATTCGTGGAGTATATGGGCGGCGCCGATGCCATCCTGAGCAAGGCCAAAACCGACTTCGACCTGGGGAACTACCGCTGGGTGGCGCAGGTGGTCAGTAAAGTGGTCTTTGCCGATCCAAACAACCAGGCGGCACGTAATCTGGAAGCGGATGCGCTGGAACAGCTTGGCTATCAGGCTGAATCCGGCCCGTGGCGTAACTTCTACCTGACCGGTGCGCAGGAGCTGCGTAACGGCGTGGTGAAAGGGCCAACGCCGAATACCGCCAGCCCGGACACGGTGCGCGCGATGACGCCAGAGATGTTCTTTGACTATCTGGCTGTCCATATCAACGGACAAAAAGCGGGTGACGCCAAATCGGTGTTTAACATCGATCTGGGCAGCGATGGCGGGAAATATAAGCTGGAGCTGGAAAACGGCGTGCTGAACCACACGGCGAACGCGGAAGCAAAAGATGCGGACGCGACGCTGACGCTTAACCGTGACACCCTGAATAAAATCATCCTCAAGGAGGTGACGCTAAAACAGGCTCAGGACAGCGGAAATATTAAAATCAGTGGCGACAGCGCGAAACTTGATGCCATGCTTAGCTATATGGACAAGTTTGATTTCTGGTTTAACATTGTGACACCGTAA